In the genome of Cryptomeria japonica chromosome 8, Sugi_1.0, whole genome shotgun sequence, one region contains:
- the LOC131857720 gene encoding uncharacterized protein LOC131857720, which translates to MPNQSPLLLPAPTGVATFNVGASTIHSKLRIPIKDFAQLEGTRLTTFQEELSHVKYILIDEMSFIGEKLLENIDSCLRQAFPQNSDLTFAVGDLGQLPPVKDKPAYESRRRAKILWKDLKIVVTLDKVFRQDGEDVEQIQFHQLLTNLREAQPTIDDWKMLMSRTSSNMSSTINEAFENDVHLFSINDNVQNHNRKKLYSLKQPVACSIAKKLGTVNATDGSSHDELDMELLISKNARVMLTSNL; encoded by the exons CCAACTGGAGTAGCAACATTCAACGTAGGAGCATCGACTATTCATTCCAAGTTGAGAATTCCAATAAAAGATTTTGCTCAATTAGAAGGAACAAGGCTAACAACTTTCCAAGAAGAACTATCACATGTGAAGTAtatattgattgatgaaatgagcttcattggagAGAAGTTACTTGAGAACATCGATTCCTGTCTTCGTCAAGCATTCCCACAAAATTCAGATCTAACATTTGCAG TTGGAGACCTGGGTCAGCTACCTCCCGTCAAAGACAAACCAGCATATGAGAGCAGAAGACGAGCAAAGATTCTATGGAAGGACTTAAAAATTGTGGTTACCTTAGACAAAGTTTTTAGACAAGATGGAGAAGACGTTGAACAGATTCAATTTCATCAACTGTTGACAAACTTGAGAGAAGCACAACCTAcaattgatgactggaagatgctCATGTCAAGAACAAGTAGTAATATGAGTTCAACAATCAATGAAGCCTTTGAAAATGATGTTCATTTGTTCTCCATAAATGATAATGTTCAGAATCATAACAGGAAAAAATTATATTCTCTCAAACAACCTGTTGCATGTAGCATTGCAAAAAAACTTGGAACTGTTAATGCAACCGATGGAAGTTCTCATGACGAGCTCGATATGGAGTTATTGATTAGCAAAAATGCAAGAGTTATGCTAACTTCTAATCTCTAG